In Bacillus thermozeamaize, the following are encoded in one genomic region:
- a CDS encoding NADH-quinone oxidoreductase subunit H yields the protein MIDWLHQPMTFGTFVWMALFAVLLLVIVLGFVTYVIYFERKVIGWIQLRHGPTQVGPFGLLQTPADVLKLLLKEDIIPKLADKPLFILAPVLAFVPSFTVVAVIPFTDAIGFTDTNVALLIYIALSGITILGILLGGWASNNKYSLLGGMRSAAQMISYEIPLLLSVLGVVVMAGTMNLRGIVEYQQQMGVWFVVPQIIGFLIFLIAANAEMNRSPFDLPEAESELVAGYHTEYSGFRFAIFMLTEYVYMFAMSSLIVVLFLGGWLPPLQWVPGLQFLQAVPGIIWFLLKFVAVVFYWIWLRATMPRFKTELLMKFAWKVLLPVSLLNLVATALIKAMV from the coding sequence TTTGTCACGTATGTCATCTACTTCGAGCGGAAAGTGATCGGCTGGATTCAGCTGCGGCACGGACCGACGCAGGTGGGGCCGTTCGGGCTCCTTCAGACACCGGCCGATGTGCTGAAGCTGCTCCTCAAGGAGGACATCATCCCGAAGCTGGCTGACAAGCCGCTGTTCATCCTGGCCCCGGTGCTCGCCTTTGTGCCTTCTTTCACGGTCGTTGCCGTGATCCCGTTTACGGACGCCATCGGTTTTACGGACACCAACGTGGCCCTGCTGATTTACATCGCGCTGAGCGGCATTACCATCCTGGGCATCCTGCTTGGGGGGTGGGCTTCCAACAACAAATATTCCCTGCTCGGCGGGATGCGTTCGGCTGCCCAGATGATCAGCTACGAAATCCCCCTGCTCCTCTCGGTGCTTGGGGTGGTTGTGATGGCCGGCACGATGAATCTGCGCGGCATCGTGGAATACCAGCAGCAGATGGGCGTTTGGTTTGTCGTTCCTCAAATCATCGGGTTCCTGATCTTTTTGATCGCCGCCAATGCGGAGATGAACCGCTCGCCTTTTGACCTGCCGGAAGCGGAATCGGAGCTGGTGGCCGGGTATCACACGGAGTACAGCGGTTTCCGCTTCGCCATCTTCATGCTGACGGAGTATGTGTACATGTTTGCCATGTCCTCCCTGATCGTCGTGCTGTTTCTCGGCGGCTGGCTGCCGCCTTTGCAATGGGTGCCGGGCCTGCAGTTTTTGCAGGCGGTTCCGGGAATCATCTGGTTTCTCCTGAAGTTTGTGGCGGTCGTCTTTTACTGGATCTGGCTGCGGGCCACGATGCCCCGTTTCAAGACGGAGCTGCTGATGAAGTTTGCCTGGAAGGTGCTGCTTCCGGTCAGCCTGCTGAACCTGGTGGCGACGGCCCTGATCAAGGCCATGGTTTGA
- a CDS encoding NADH-quinone oxidoreductase subunit I, whose product MPGFMKGLGYTFKQMFEQKSTYDYPDKPLEMPERFRGIQYLDVDKCIVCLQCERICPTQCIDIQGKPNPAGKGKVLESFDINFEICILCDLCTEVCPTEAILMTNNYELSVYSRDELFKDMKWLSENDTKIRRGDA is encoded by the coding sequence ATTCCCGGCTTTATGAAAGGCCTGGGGTATACCTTCAAGCAGATGTTTGAGCAGAAGTCCACCTATGATTATCCTGACAAGCCGCTGGAGATGCCGGAGCGTTTCCGCGGCATCCAATACCTGGATGTGGACAAATGCATTGTCTGTCTGCAATGCGAGCGGATCTGCCCGACGCAGTGCATCGACATTCAGGGCAAGCCGAATCCCGCAGGCAAGGGAAAGGTGCTGGAGAGTTTTGACATCAATTTCGAGATCTGCATCCTCTGCGACTTGTGCACGGAGGTTTGCCCAACGGAAGCCATCCTGATGACCAACAACTACGAGCTGTCCGTCTACAGCCGTGACGAATTGTTCAAGGACATGAAATGGCTGAGCGAGAAT